Proteins from one Podospora pseudocomata strain CBS 415.72m chromosome 4, whole genome shotgun sequence genomic window:
- a CDS encoding hypothetical protein (EggNog:ENOG503PAJ5; COG:S), whose protein sequence is MAAQIGLTEPGHTKFNLTFPLLQPSSNITPPSTTDDASSPSPPQNIIPGILFGILTPHIIGTLFLLSRLFSRLFLLKKWFWWEDTLILSSFLFSTAVCATYTITTTTTSFPTTHHDRHYTLRTYLALIFYQLSLCLTKLSILSFYLRIFSSCASTRRLRLLTVLTITAVMCYGIPLLFITIFQCHPLPGLFFNSPTAVPHCFDFKPLLIASTSLHTATDVWLIMLIIPVIVRLQIPPRERAILGVVLSLGVFVAVASLTRLQLSLKAGGYIHTHHSGGDDDDEDEGVEVANTLAFFVMTVLELDVAVICACAPGVGVLMRRVWPGFLGGGGRGGTDTSDTEGGSLDLGTVRVVDGEGGKSVTELYFAGENGEVREPPALLISNHRTPHTTTLSLRSFISGLGPPRSRGKGVEGRGEGRGLLLREDFTTCDDMGTPTTTRTSEVGLEGCCDQYRVGFDRGQPPAAGEQTTPEKKRRGGVRRYSGRWGDSQESFVLGLNDPNSPSRLTPVDRARKREGNRQGEKKA, encoded by the coding sequence atggccgcACAAATAGGCCTAACCGAACCAGGCCACACCAAAttcaacctcaccttccccttACTCCAGCCCTCTAGCAACATCACACCCCCATCCACAACCGACGATgcatcttcaccttctcccccccaaaacatcatCCCCGGCATCCTCTTCGGCATCCTAACCCCCCACATAATCggcaccctcttcctcctctcccggcTCTTCTCCCGGTTGTTCCTCCTTAAAAAATGGTTCTGGTGGGAAGACACGCTCATCCTGTcgtccttcctcttctcaacAGCAGTCTGCGCAACctacaccatcaccacaacaaccacctccttccccaccacccatcacgACCGCCATTATACGCTACGAACCTACCTCGCCCTCATCTTTTATCAACTCTCCCTCTGCCTGACCAAACTCTCGATTCTGTCCTTTTACCTCAggatcttctcctcctgcgcctCCACCCGCCGGTTGCGACTCCTCACCGTTCTGACCATCACCGCTGTGATGTGCTATGGCATCCCACTATTATTCATCACAATCTTCCAATGCCACCCCCTTCCCGGCCTGTTTTTcaactcccccaccgccgtcCCGCATTGTTTCGACTTCAAACCCCTGCTCATCGCCAGCACGAGTTTACACACCGCCACCGACGTCTGGCTCATCATGCTTATCATTCCCGTTATCGTCCGTCTTCAAATCCCCCCCCGAGAGCGGGCCATTCTCGGCGTGGTCCTCAGCCTAGGCGTCTTCGTCGCTGTGGCTAGCCTGACAAGACTGCAACTCAGTCTCAAAGCCGGCGGCTACATCCACACCCATCACTccggcggcgacgacgacgacgaggatgaaggtGTCGAGGTGGCGAACACGCTCGCGTTTTTTGTCATGACGGTGCTGGAGTTGGATGTGGCGGTTATTTGTGCCTGTGCGCctggggtgggggtgttgatgaggagggtctGGCCTGGGTTtttgggaggcggggggagggggggtacAGACACCAGCGACACCGAGGGGGGTAGCTTGGATTTGGGAACGGTGAGGGTCGtcgatggggaaggggggaagagcGTCACCGAGTTGTATTTTGCGGGcgagaatggggaggtgagggagccGCCGGCGTTATTGATTTCGAATCATAGGACGCCGCATACGACCActttgagcttgaggagcttcATCAGTGGGCTGGGGCCGCCAAGGTCGAGAGGTAAGGGGGTGGAAGgtcggggggaggggagggggttgttgttgagggaggatttTACGACGTGCGATGACATGgggacgccgacgacgacgaggacgagtgaggttgggttggaggggtgctGTGATCAGTATCGTGTTGGGTTTGATCGAGGTCAGCCGCCCGCAGCTGGGGAGCAGACGACGcctgagaagaagaggaggggtggtgtgaGGCGTTAtagtgggaggtggggggatAGTCAGGAGAGTTTTGTGCTGGGACTGAATGATCCCAACAGCCCAAGCCGGCTAACACCGGTCGACCGGGCTAGGAAAAGGGAGGGCAACCGACaaggagaaaagaaggcaTAG
- the BPL1 gene encoding biotin holocarboxylase synthetase (COG:H; EggNog:ENOG503NXNK; BUSCO:EOG09261666) yields the protein MTSRKLNKLNVLVYTGTGSTLESVRHCIYSLRRLLSPNYAVIPITETAILKEPWAPTCVLLVFPGGADLGYCRVLNGPGNRNIAQYVRRGGGYLGFCAGGYYGSQRCEFEVGNASMEVVGSRELGFYPGICRGGAFKGFEYHSERGARAADVRVRKEGFDGDEELPEVFKCYYNGGGVFVDAEKLAGEGAEVDILAEYEGDLDVESGEVKAAMVYCKVGEGAAILTGPHPEFDAVNLGRHSDLPEYEKLIEELAADEPSRTTFLKACLTKLGLEVSRGTAVPSLSKLHVSSIHHNEVGELLHSLDDIITKEDGGEYIKGENDLFHLEKPESRWDLTSLSRALQSELERPRISPSRGSPDPTTNYSHIPKRIVSHETAWPEPKETPYFNHAVYYSSLRQSREQNPGAEEWGDVLMYGEVVTSTNTLLEKNHKLLSHLSTGFTLAATTQVAGRGRGSNVWVAPPGSLIMSTVINHPAHLASTRPIVFIQYLAAIAIVEAIKTYDVGYEDFPVKVKWPNDVYVRDPNNPDSVTYVKVAGILANCSYTAGNYQVVLGIGINTNNARPTTSLDAVIPLMSNKDSLQPFKIERLLARLLARLEVLYGEFVKGGFSKELEEKYYRYWLHSNQVVTLEAEGGVRARVVGITRDWGMLKAEEVTEGGINGALRGTGRVWALQSDENSFDFWKGLVKRKI from the exons ATGACTTCACGAaagctcaacaagctcaatGTCTTGGTCTACACAG GCACGGGCTCAACCCTCGAGTCAGTCCGCCACTGCATCTACTCCCTCCGCCGGCTGCTCTCCCCCAACTACGCCGTGATCCCCATCACAGAAACTGCCATTCTCAAGGAGCCATGGGCACCTACCTGCGTTCTGCTTGTTTTCCCTGGCGGTGCTGATCTAGGGTACTGCCGTGTTCTCAACGGCCCCGGAAACCGCAATATCGCTCAGTATGTCCGTCGCGGGGGGGGGTATTTGGGCTTTTGTGCAGGTGGTTACTATGGAAGTCAGAGGTGTGAGTTTGAGGTTGGGAATGCGTCAAtggaggttgtggggagCAGGGAGTTGGGTTTTTATCCTGGGATTTGTAGGGGTGGTGCGTTCAAGGGGTTTGAGTATCACAGTGAGCGTGGGGCAAGAGCTGCTgatgtgagggtgaggaaggagggatttgatggggatgaggagctTCCGGAGGTGTTTAAATGCTACTataatggtggtggtgtttttgttgatgctgagaaGCTTGCGGGTGAGGGGGCCGAGGTTGATATTTTGGCTGAGTATGAGGGGGATTTGGATGTGGAATCGGGGGAGGTAAAGGCTGCGATGGTGTACTGcaaggttggggagggagctgcGATTTTGACTGGGCCTCATCCTGA GTTCGACGCCGTCAATCTCGGCAGACACTCCGACCTGCCTGAGTATGAGAAGCTCATTGAGGAGCTCGCTGCAGACGAACCATCTAGGACAACGTTCCTCAAGGCCTGTCTAACCAAACTAGGACTGGAAGTAAGCAGAGGGACAGCCGTTCCCAGTCTTTCCAAACTTCACGTGtcctccatccatcacaACGAAGTAGGGGAGCTCCTCCATTCgctcgacgacatcatcacaaaAGAAGACGGCGGCGAGTACATCAAAGGCGAGAAcgacctcttccacctcgaaAAGCCAGAATCCCGCTGGGACCTGACATCCCTCAGCCGAGCCCTCCAGAGTGAGCTGGAAAGACCAAGAATAAGCCCCAGCCGGGGCTCCCCAgacccaacaacaaactaCAGCCACATCCCCAAGCGCATCGTATCCCATGAAACAGCCTGGCCGGAACCCAAGGAGACGCCTTACTTCAACCACGCGGTTTACTACTCCAGTCTTCGCCAATCCCGCGAGCAAAACCCGGGGGCGGAGGAATGGGGCGATGTGCTCATGTACGGCGAGGTAGTGACAAGCACAAACACCCTCCTGGAGAAAAACCACAagctcctctcccacctctccacgGGTTTCACCctcgcagcaacaacccaagTCGCTGGCCGAGGGCGCGGGTCAAATGTTTGGGTTGCCCCTCCGGGGTCGTTGATCATGTCGACAGTCATCAATCACCCTGCTCACCTCGCCAGTACCAGACCAATAGTCTTTATCCAATacctcgccgccatcgccatcgtgGAAGCGATCAAAACGTACGACGTGGGCTACGAGGATTTCCCTGTCAAAGTGAAATGGCCCAATGACGTCTACGTACGCGATCCTAACAACCCTGACTCTGTCACGTATGTCAAAGTTGCTGGGATTTTGGCAAATTGCAGTTACACGGCAGGGAACTACCAGGTTGTTCTGGGGATAGGAATTAACACGAATAATGCGAGACCAACTACCTCGCTTGATGCGGTTATCCCGCTCATGTCGAACAAAGACAGCCTTCAACCGTTCAAAATAGAGAGGTTGCTCGCCAGGCTGTTGGCAaggctggaggtgttgtaTGGGGAGTTTGTGAAAGGGGGTTTTAgcaaggagttggaggagaagtaTTACCGGTATTGGCTGCATAGCAACCAGGTTGTGACTCTGGAggcggaagggggggtgagggcgagggtggtgggcatCACGAGGGATTGGGGGATGttgaaggcggaggaggtgacggagggggggatcAACGGGGCGTtgagggggacggggagggtttgggcgCTGCAGAGTGATGAGAACAGTTTTGACTtttggaaggggttggtgaagaggaagattTGA
- a CDS encoding hypothetical protein (EggNog:ENOG503P6NQ; COG:S) translates to MGSAPSKDNDKRPTVEQPTPPAAAAAEQEDDEPDEWDKRIFSTGCAEENARLTDCYYEKKDWRQCKEEMEMFKQCWKMQGNDKRTDSKDV, encoded by the exons ATGGGCTCAGCACCTTCCAAGGACAACGACAAGAGACCGACGGTTGAGCAGCCGacaccgccggcggcggcggcggcggagcaggaggatgatgagccTGACGAGTG GGACAAGCGTATTTTCAGCACCGGCTGCGCAG AGGAAAATGCAAGGTTGACCGACTGTTACTACGAAAAGAAGGACTGGAGGCAATGCAAGGAAGAG ATGGAGATGTTCAAGCAGTGTTGGAAGATGCAGGGCAACGATAAGCGGACTGATAGCAAAGATGTCTGA
- a CDS encoding hypothetical protein (BUSCO:EOG0926484N; COG:S; EggNog:ENOG503NXAF), producing MRPPTMRTTALQAYRKGVQSLTRPSTTSRLLPPSTTTRQASSTTTPPRSNPYIRKPISKPLTSKTLPPTPSPAPTAEEEPLIPEAPQTHDLDPSFNPPIHNPSASPPSQTFTTAISSPSRPFPPSDSGIDWSSSFHGLSTIAFSPETSSILMAPLDPIDVEMKPDGIIYLPEIKYRRILNRAFGPGAWGLAPRGELVVGEKVVTREYALVVHGRFVAQARGECQYFGEDNIPTAGEGCKSNALMRCCKDLGIASELWDPRFIREFKKKHCHEIWVEHVVNGKKRKVWTRKDGEPMYPYKVSKGGATTSSSSARRDDLGPVV from the exons ATGCGACCACCCACAATGcgcaccaccgccctccaaGCCTACCGAAAAGGCGTCCAATCCCTCACCCgcccatcaaccacctcccgcctcctccccccatcaaccaccacccgacaagcctcctcaaccaccacccccccaagaTCAAACCCCTACATCCGCAAACCCATCTCCAAACCCCTAAcctccaaaaccctccccccaacaccctcccccgctcccaCCGCCGAAGAAGAACCCCTCATTCCCGAagccccccaaacccacgaCCTCGACCcttccttcaacccccctatccacaacccctccgcctcccccccctcccaaaccttcaccaccgccatctcctccccctcccgccccttccccccctccgacTCAGGAATCGActggtcctcctccttccacgGCCTCAGCACCAtcgccttctcccccgaaacctcctccatcctcatgGCCCCCCTCGACCCGATAGACGTCGAAATGAAGCCGGACGGGATAATCTACCTCCCTGAAATCAAATACCGCCGCATCCTCAACCGAGCCTTCGGTCCCGGCGCCTGGGGCCTCGCGCCCCGCGGCGAACTCGTGGTAGGCGAAAAGGTAGTAACGCGGGAATACGCCCTCGTCGTGCACGGCCG attcgTCGCCCAAGCCCGCGGAGAATGCCAATACTTTGGCGAAGACAACATCCCCACCGCCGGCGAGGGCTGCAAGTCCAACGCCCTCATGCGCTGCTGCAAAGACCTCGGCATCGCCTCGGAGCTCTGGGACCCGAGGTTCATCCGCGAGTTCAAAAAGAAGCACTGCCACGAGATCTGGGTCGAGCACGTCGTTAacggaaaaaaaagaaaagtctGGACGAGAAAGGACGGCGAGCCCATGTATCCTTACAAGGTCTCCAAGGGGGGTGCCACGACATCGAGTTCATCAGCAAGAAGGGATGATCTTGGGCCGGTGGTATAA
- a CDS encoding hypothetical protein (COG:U; EggNog:ENOG503P1AY) — MFDIFAKLLSSIASFLFPLFASYKALKTSDPAQLTPWLMYWVVLACALLVESWTEWFLCWIPFYAYLRFFFLLYLVLPQTQGARYIYEEYVHPRLEENETAIEELIASAHERLKAAGVAYLKQAIEYLKTNILGFPPSPDAASSASASQPTQPQTPQSYTQSLLAKFTLPSARWGSTAGATPPSHTASLGSDFYSFLASAVSAAASASAAPSTPTPQQQRPDSWSSIIPPSVRGAGASARISFIQAQRERLNIVMSALDREEQAALHDNRPGSVSQDGSPRSASGLSKSRSEQDFEKLEAESGEEDEPRVHRRQVPERGTSTGGWMPWAWGQGGNTAGTGGKKEEHGRSSGFDGGQ; from the exons ATGTTTGACATATTTGCCAAGCTCCTCTC CTCTATAGcatccttcctcttcccgtTATTCGCCAGCTACAAAGCCCTCAAGACATCCGACCCAGCCCAACTTACACCATGGCTCATGTACTGGGTTGTCCTCGCCTGCGCGCTCCTCGTTGAGTCCTGGACCGAGTGGTTTCTCTGCTG GATCCCCTTCTACGCCTAcctccgcttcttcttcctcctctacctcgtcctcccccaaacccaaggCGCCCGGTACATCTACGAGGAATACGTCCACCCGAGACTCGAAGAAAACGAAACCGCCATCGAGGAACTGATCGCCTCGGCCCACGAACGTCTCAAAGCAGCAGGTGTCGCCTACCTCAAGCAAGCGATTGAATACCTCAAAACCAACATCCTCGgcttccccccttcccccgaCGCTGCCTCCTCCGCTTCCGCCTCTCAACCTACTCAACCTCAAACTCCGCAGTCATACACCCAATCCCTCCTCGCAAaattcaccctcccctccgcccgcTGGGGCAGCACAGCAGGCgcaacacccccttctcacACCGCCAGCCTCGGCTCGGATTTTTACTCTTTCCTCGCCTCGGCCGTGTCCGCTGCTGCCTCGgcctctgctgctccctcaaccccgacaccgcagcaacagcgacCAGACTCATGGTCAAGCATCATCCCCCCTTCTGTCCGTGGAGCGGGCGCCTCAGCCCGTATTTCGTTTATTCAAGCTCAGCGAGAGAGACTCAACATTGTCATGTCGGCGCTTGACCGGGAGGAACAGGCAGCTTTGCATGATAACCGGCCGGGGTCGGTGTCGCAGGATGGGTCCCCCAGGTCGGCCAGCGGTTTGTCCAAGAGCCGATCAGAGCAGGATTTTGAAAAGCTAGAGGCCGagagtggggaggaggatgagccgAGGGTCCACAGGAGGCAGGTGCCGGAGAGGGGTACGTCGACGGGGGGTTGGATGCCGTGGGCTTGGGGACAGGGGGGGAATACTGCCGGTActggtgggaagaaggaggagcatGGGAGGAGCTcggggtttgatgggggaCAATAG